Within Triticum dicoccoides isolate Atlit2015 ecotype Zavitan chromosome 1B, WEW_v2.0, whole genome shotgun sequence, the genomic segment CGTGGTTGTATCTTGCCCAATGCGAAGATACTCGTCGGTATAATCCGCGGGTATGCCATAAGCGAGTACCCGCATTGCCGCCGATatcttttgatatgcactaaacccCATGATACCGGCGGCGAATCTACGACGTTTAAAGTAATATGAGGCGGCCTCACAATCGGTGACAATCTTCACAAACAAACTACGCCGCATTCGGTACCTTCTGCGGAAGAGACGAGGAGGGTACGTAGGTACCTCGGAGAAGTAGTCTTCCATCAAATGTTCGTGTCCGAGAGCGCGGTTCCGGTAGATGGTGACTCGCCCCATCTTCGACCCTCTCCTCTGATCCATCAGCTTCACGCGGTTTTCAAAGGATTGCACGTCGATGAGGAGGCTCATCATCTCGACGTCATCGTCTTGCAACAACTCATCGATGTCCGAATCGTCGGATGACGACCAACCCGACGAATCGGACAACGAGTCCATGTCGTTGTTGTTCACCTTCATCTACACAATACAACAAACAATAAATTGTGAGTGCCAACAATgaatcaaaaaggaaaaaaataaaacaaaaagaaagaaaggaaagcatacctgcggggagctcggggcggcggcgcggctgcctCTGGCCTGCCTGGCCTCTGGCGCGGCGGCTCGAGGAGGCCTGAGGCGGGAGGNNNNNNNNNNNNNNNNNNNNNNNNNNNNNNNNNNNNNNNNNNNNNNNNNNNNNNNNNNNNNNNNNNNNNNNNNNNNNNNNNNNNNNNNNNNNNNNNNNNNNNNNNNNNNNNNNNNNNNNNNNNNNNNNNNNNNNNNNNNNNNNNNNNNNNNNNNNNNNNNNNNNNNNNNNNNNNNNNNNNNNNNNNNNNNNNNNNNNNNNNNNNNNNNNNNNNNNNNNNNNNNNNNNNNNNNNNNNNNNNNNNNNNNNNNNNNNNNNNNNNNNNNNNNNNNNNNNNNNNNNNNNNNNNGCGGGGAACGGCGGATCCGGCGGCGGGGAGTGTGGTGCAggggcgggacggcggcggcgtcgaggggaGGCGGGGggccggccggatttggggcgggtGACGGCCGGCGGCGTGGGAGGGAGGAAGCGGGAGGTTGGggaggggaaacttccctcccgcgcGACGGGGGAAGGGAGTGCGGGCTGGGGTCGAGCGCCCCCCTCCAACCCTCACTTCTACGGTTTGAAATTGGGTTTGAGGATTGGACCCttattttttttagggtttgaaggtttaggggttctagtctttgcttttttattgCAACTCGTAAAAAAGCGGTTATTTTTGGGGTTTGAGGGTTTAGGGGTACTACCAGTAATGCTCTAAGTCTGGTTTTATCGAGGGGCCTGCACGCGAAAGAGACGGGTCGTGTTGTTCTCCTCTGAGTGCCATCGCATGCGCGTCCGACTTCTTCCGGATTCCCGAACGCCAAatcccacccccacccccaacTGCTGCCCTTTTGTCAACTCCACTTCTCCCCACCGCCGCCCTCCGTGCTGACGCCtctcgctccccggagccaccGCGACaagctcgccgcgccgccgccatggATGAGGAGTACGACGTCATCGTGCTGGGCACGGGGCTCAAGGAGTGCATCCTCAGCGGCCTCCTCTCCGTCGACGGCCTCAAGGTGAGTCGCCGCCGATCGATCGCTCCCCGTCCCTTTCTCGCCCGCCCCGCCCCCGATCCGTCGCTTCCATGCTCGGGTGCTGCGTCCCTGTCACCGCTCAGTGTCCCCTATCTCGCTTCCGCTGCCCGGGGTGGATTGGATCACTGGAGCGCGCCGCCTGGTACACCAGAGGCGGTGCTGCGCATGTTTGATCTGGACTAGATTTGCTGCTAGATAAACACTTGGTTTGTACTAACTGTGTTTATCTGCGCCTTAGTCGATCCAAAGGGGGCCAGCTACTGATTCGCCAGTTCTGCGAGCTTTCTGTGCTGAGCGAGGTGTATTCCGAAGGGAGAGCCACATGTGTGTTGCATTAGCCAAGCTTCTGACTTCGCTAGCCTGGTTCTTCATGTTGGATGTAAACTAGCGAGGCCGGAATTCGTGATGGATCCAGGTGTTTTTGCAACATTAAGTGGGTGGTGTGTAATTGCATCTCAATGTCACACGCTGGTACCAAAACGGATTATTCATGGCGAATCTGGTGCCCGCTCCATGCTTGGAGCGATGCCGAGAAGTAAGGACCTGGTTTGAGTCGAGAAGCTGTGCTCTCAAGGCGCTTCGGCAGCTCTCTCGCCATATCCATGTACTTGAACCATCTTTACTGCAAAGTATTAACAATTCTTACAAAAATGAAAAAATTTGCTCGAGGTCTACACCGAAATGCAAACAAGATTACATGTCACATCATGCAGCAAAAACACTATTGCTACACCACCATCTATATTGGTTGAACATAGCCCGTGCTACCATGTCCAAGGGGCTGCATCCATAGGCTGGAGACTCTTGAAACTCTGTGTCATTGTGACACTCTTCTTCTTAATACAAAATGGCATACACTTAGATGCGTGTTCAAGCAAAAAAAATGGAATGGTTCACACGACTCCAAAGTGGTCCAACTGGTCTCTTCATAGGAGTGAAGATAAAGATTAATGAGTTACTATTAATCATTACTGGAAATGGCGCATCATGTAGAATTTATGCATCCATTTGGTGTAGATACAGAAACCCTGGGTATTGGCTGCGGAGTGGTGGCTGTCGCTGCCCCTCTGGTGCTCATGGTGTGCCTCTGTGCCATTGTCCTTTCACTAAATAATTTGAGCTTCATTTCGAACTCGATTCAGTGTACGCCAGGGGCAGAGCTGTGCAGAGGGACGTTGGCTTCAGGTGAACCCAAAGAAAAAAAATGCAAATCAAGAGAAATTAGTGATACTCCATTGATTTAGAGGATATGACACCAGCAGTTTGCTGGTCCAGATTCGCGCCGGGTAGACGCCAAAGTTGAACAACAGCAACAGAAAATGCAAGAATAGAACAAAGCCAGCCATGCCTACGTGCCTATGCGAGAAAGAACATGGTCAGAGAGAAAACGGAAAGAGAGATGGAAGGAAGTCATAGGACAGGAGAAAAGGAAAGGGAGACTTGTCGGGGCCACTATCCGATGTAGGTGCTATGTCCGGTCATCCTGCACAGACAAGGTTCCAGTTGTTTGTCTTAACACAAACATTTGATACAAAGGTGTATATTTCCTCGCGTTCTGCAAAAGGTTCTTGGTAGAAAATATCCTTATGATGAAATTAGAATAGACAAGGATGTCAGTTTGTTTGGGAGATTTTGTCAGATGAGATACTGCAGCGAATTAGTTGGAGGAATTTGATTAGGTTTTTTCTTAGCATTTTTCCCAAGAGTGTAATTTCGACATAGGTTATTAATATTTGGTTGTGTGAAGCAGTTTTCTGTAAGAGTTTTCACTTAATTATTTTTTAGAGATGGGATAGAGAATCAGAGGAAGGTACAAGcgagtttttttttttgcgggtaaaggtACAAGTGAGTTCATATGCCTTCGTCTCTAGCCTATTGAACACCCCCCACAACTAGAAACCACTGAGGGGAAACCTTCTCAAAACAAACTTGCTAGCAAGCTTATGTCTTCAAGAAAATTCCTTCTAGCAAAGTGGCCTCATTATTTTTTCATCGCTAACAATATAATCTCTACTAACAACTACCCCTTGATCTGGATTTGCTTTTGATACAGATATGAACATAATCATTTCTGTTAAACAACAGAAAGTTTTACTAGTGCTTTTTTGCTATCCCAAAAAGTGCAAGGAATGAATTTTGAAACACATTAAGGGCCTGAATATTTGTTCAGTGGCAACGACATGTTACACAATTATAGGCAATAGGCATATATGAGTATTTATTCTGAGTCAGGATCTTGAGTAGCTCACGAGCCTTGTATCTTTTTATGGCCCTCTTTAAAAGCACTTGCATTTGTAGAGCAATATAGTTATACTGAAAATTCATTTATAGAACCCCCTTACGAATGTGTGTTTTGTTAGGAataagcaacttgtattcccatgaggccataggccgatatatatatacatgtacaggtgtggaacatatgcaggaaacccctcatACAATGAGATAAATATAAAGGGGTatatgacttatattataactctaacaccccccctcaaactcatggtggatgaacaacactgagtttggagagataaaagccatgttgtgctctagtctgTGCCTTTGTCAggaaatccgccaactgtaactcggaaggcacatactgaagagcaataacctcATCCTGCACAGCAGCGCAcacatagaaagcatcaacaccaatatgcttggtgagctcatgcttcacaggatcgCGTGCAATGCTgatagcacctgtactgtcagatagaagcagagtcggtgtagtgacagaaacaccaaaatcctgaagtaaccaccgtaaccaagtcacctctgccgtcaaaagagccattgctcgcaactcagcctcggcactcgaacgggaaactgcaagctgtttcttcgtcttccaggcaatgagagaaccaccaagaaaaacacagtaagcagaaagtgaacggcgatcggaaggatcactagcccacgtagcatcagaataggcctggagctgtaaagaactggagcgaggaaagaatagacggtgagagatcgtgccTCGAAGATATCGAAGAATacgaaggagatgactatagtgaaccAAGGTGGGGgcagagacaaactgactcagaatatgaaccggataagagatgtccggacgagtgacagctagatagacaagactgccaacaagatgacgataacgcgtcggatcagggagaggatcaccatcagtagcacgaaggtgaacattgagctccataggagtctcaacaatgcgctcgtcagtaagagcagcacgagcaagaagatcctggatatacttttcctgggatataaaaaagccatcagaggtagaagagacttcaatcccaagaaagtagcgaagaggtccaagatcagacataagaaactgctcactaagacgggcctttacaaaggcaatatactcgggaTCATCCcccgtgatgatcatgtcatcaacataaagaagaagaagagtccgaccacgaggagaaagGTGAATAAACAATGCGGGATCATGAGCACTTGCTAAAAAACCAGCAGCAGTGATCACAGAGgcaaagcgctcaaaccaggcgcggggggcttgcttaaggccatagagagagcgacgaagacgacataccataccatcaggaacagaatacccaggtggtggctgcatgtacacctcctcacgcaactcaccattaagaaaggcattcttaacatcaagctgagatatagaccagtggcgtgcagaggcaacggcaagaagggtacgaacagtggtcatatgagccacaggagcaaaagtctcgtcataatcacgaccatgctcctgctgaaaaccacgagccacaagacgagctttgtgacgctcaagagaaccatcggagcgagtcttaaccttgtagacccacttacaagtgatcggacggactccgggaggaagagaaacaagatcccaagtaccagtgcgttcaagagcagcaatctcctctgccatcgcaaactgccattcaggatgaacaacagcctgacggtaagaagtcggctcaagaacagcaACACCAGCAGTGGGAAATCCAAAACGATCAACAGGCGGACGAGGACGAGAACACAAACCATAAGTAGGCTGAGAGAAAGATGACGACCCATCCACGGAGGCATCAACTGGTCGTGGACGACGAGTGTAATGTTGAGGAAGAGATGGAATAATAGAAGGAGGAATCGGCAAGGTAGAATCAGGGGGTGACGACGAagaagtcaccggagatgaaggtgtAGAATCCGGTGACAAACTGGGAGAGgaagtcaccggagatgaaggtgGAGAACCCGGTGACAAGCTAGACGAGGAGACCGGGGAGGAAGGTGACTGCAAGTCAACGAGATGTGGAGAAGGAGAGGAAGTGGAACGGAGAGGTACAGTGTCGGCGAGGGTGATAGGTGCGtcaggaaaagtgaggaaagagatatcctgcactgaaaaagtcgaggaagatgggcgtgggtagaaaggacgagactcgtcaaaagtcacatctcgagagatacgcatccgacgaccaatagcatcccaacaacgatagcccttatgctcatcactgtagcctaagaaaacgcactcaacagactgagcagtcagtttggtgcgttcgcgaggggcaagaagaacatagcaaacacaaccaaacaagcgaagcatcgaataatcgggagaacgatcaaaaagtcgctcgaaaggaacaccaccctgtagagcagcggaaggctgtatattgataagataggtggatgtggagacggcctcagcccaaaaatgaggcgggagagaggcaacaatcatcaatgcacgagccgtctcaagaagatgtcgatgctttcgctcagccacaccattctgagcatgagcaccaggacaagagaattgaGAGAGAGTCCCGTGTTCAGCAAGAACACCACGCAACATCTTAGAGATATACTcgccagcggagtcagcacgaaaaacacgaatgggtgaagagaactgagtatgaaccatggcagcaaaacgcttataaatagacaacacctcagaacgagaagtcatgaaataaagccatgtgtaacgagagaaatcatctatgaaaataatatagtatttatgaccacctttcgaagcgaaaggggccggaccccatacatcagaatggactaaatcgaaaggacgcttagacacggactcactatgtgaatatggtaactgaatctgcttaccaagacgacaaccctgacactctaaagagacatctcctgagacagaCCCCAGAAGGCCTCGACGAACTAAAGAAGACAACCAAGATCCACAcagatgaccaagtcgatgatgccactgctggaaggaacCAGTGACAGAGGCAACAGAAGCGGAAGAACTGGCGATGGTGGTAGCAGCagaaggaacatgaagccagtccaactcccaaagaccctgagaatcacggcggcgagggccagccccaaccagAGTGTGCGTGTGACGGTCCTGAACAGAACAAGAGTCAACGTCAAggatgacacgacaaccagaatccgtaagttgaccagcagaaaacaaattcatggtaagtcgaggaacatgagcaacatcaggaacagaATAAGAAGGAGTAGTAAGATTGCCTCTACTAGCAACAGAAAGTGGAGTACCATCAGCAGTGAAGACATGAATAGGAGAATCCAGTGATCGAAGAGAGGACAAAGTGGAGgaatgagaagacatatgaaaagaagctccagagtccagaacccatggggatgtacctgactgtgtagagggtGATTGCTCAGTGCGGGAAGCATCAGTCACAGAACCGGCAGTACCCGTCGAGGAAGAACCTGAAGCCGCGAGCAGACGCTTAAGTCTCAGAATATCCTGCTCAGTCAAAGCAATGGCTGAAGCTGTCGAGGTAGACGACGAAGTCCCTGAAGATGATGATCGAGCCTTGCGCAGGTGTTTCTTCTTCGTGTAGCACTGAGACTCAAGATGACCATCATTGTTGCAATAGGCGCAGTGTGGACGGGGGCGACCGGAGCCTCCAGAAGGAGTGGGCAATAGCGGCGGAGCACTCGAGCGAGAAGTGGTCGATGGAGCAGGTGGCGGAGGAGCACGAGTAGCAAGCACAGAGGGAACCTCCAGCAAACCAGCACCACGTAAGCGAGTCTCCTCTGCACGAATCTCAGAAAGCGCCTCCATGAGAGAAATACGgccacgagcaaacaactgagcacgcCGGGGCTCAAACTCCTTACGAAGCCGAGACAAGAACTCATAGACGCGATGAAACTCCAAATTGGCCTGGACAGCCTGGCAACAGGGGCAGGTACGACACCCAGCACTACGGAGAGAATCAAGCTGACGCCagatagcagaactctgtgcatagaagtcatcaacagtagagtcaccctgctgaagagcatgctcctggcggatcacagagaggtataaggcatcaccagagggctgatagcgctcaCGAAGACGGGTCCACATCTCAAAGACAGTAGAAAGACCCAGAAATTCAGAAGCAAACTGAGGCAGAACACTAGCAGTGAGAACAGCTGCAGCACGGGCATCATCATCAAGCCACTGGGTGTAAGCAGACAGAGCACCATGATACAACTGAAGAGCCTCCTCATAAGCCAAAACCCTCTCATCATAAGCACGATCAGCAACCTCATCAGCAACCTTAGCCGCATCCTTGGCAGCCTGATTAGCATCCGTAGGAAGAACCGATGGAGTTGGCGGGGTAGGGGCCACCGGAGGAACTGGACGTGGCGGACAAcagacctcgccagaaagaacaccccaaagacggatgccacgcatgtgaatgcgcatgaagccagtgaactcggtgtagttagtaccatcaaagatcACCGGACAGCGAGGAACAGCAACATAACCCGATGCAGCAGAcatttttttttttttaaaaaaaaatccgatGAGAACGACCGGATCGGAATCAGGCGCTGCTACGGGAGCAGCGAGAGCCGGCGGGAGAGGAGATCAAGGGCGCCTGCAGGACGAGCCCCCTGGGCCGATCTGACGCCCTGGGCGCCTGCGGGAAGGGCGGCTGGGTGGCGCCCGAGCGGGACAGGCCAGCAGCCGAGCTCCCTGAGCGCCGGCTGGACGGGAGCGGGACGGGCGGCTGCAGGACCGGCTGGAGCAGCGCTGCAGGAACCGATCCGGCTGGAGGAGCTCGATCAGGAGGAACCGATCCGGCTGGAGTAGGCCTTCGGGAGTCCGATTGGAGTTGGCTGCGGGACGAGAGCGCTGCAGGGCCGGCTGGAGCTCGATCGGGAGGAATCGATCGAAGACAGGAAGGGATTGAGGCCAGCGGGACCTGCGGGACCAGATCGAAGCGGGCGGGAGCTGGAGATCGATCGGGGCGAGATCGAGCGGGAGGCTTCGAGCGGCCCTAGTTGGAGATCGATCGGGATGTAGAGAGGATCAAACGCACGAGTTGCAGCGTGCAAAAAAAAattgacctagctctaataccatgttaggaataagcaacttgtattcccatgaggccataggccgatatatatatacatgtacaggtgtggaacatatgcaggaaacccctcatACAATGAGATAAATATAAAGGGGTatatgacttatattataactctaacatGTTTGATGATATTGCAGGTTTTGCACATGGATAGAAATGACTATTATGGCGGAGATTCCACTTCTCTCAACCTTAATCAGGTAAGCAAGTCCAATGCTGGAGGTTAGAGATTTTGTGAAGTTTTTTTTTTATGCTACTACACATTGTCCTTTAATTGATTTTGGCAGAGCTTTTATCATTTATATTAACCCCGATAAATTCTTGTTTTGGAACAGCTCTGGAAGAAATTTAGAGGGGAAGACAAGCCCCCGGCACATCTAGGCTCAAGCAAAGATTACAACGTAGACATGGTTCCAAAGGTGCAACAGTCCCCTCCCATCCAAAACTTTTTTTACAACACAGCTACACCACCTATGTTTGCTATGATTACACAAATAAACCCTCATGATGGTGCATAGTTTTTTTCTTTATGGGAAACATGCAGAGCTTCTTTACGCAATTAATGTGGTGATTCATTGATGATTCAACAAAGTATGGAAATCTCATGTATTACTAACAGAAAAAATAGAACAAAAAGAACAACCCTGTAAGGTAGCTGTCCAGATTTATGTTTATTTGTTCATTGATTATCACAAAACGTTTCTGTGATCAGTTTATGATGGCAAATGGGACATTGGTTCGAACCCTCATTCACACTAATGTAACGAAGTATTTGTCATTCAAAGCTGTTGATGGGAGCTTTGTCTTCAGCAAAGGGAAGGTACATTCTTCAgcttatttccttttgtttttatCATCACATATCCTGTATCTTCCATAGGTTATTAGATTCTGTAATCTGATCCTATGTTAGAGGTGCAACTTACCTTGTTTCTGTTATCATGTTCAATCAGATTCACAAGGTTCCCGCGACTGATATGGAGGCTCTGAAGTCTCCTTTGATGGGCCTTTTTGAGAAACGCAGAGCAAGGAACTTCTTCATTTATGTCCAAAATTACGTTGAAGCTGATCCAAAAACACATCAGGGATTGGACCTTACTACGTTGACAACTAAAGAATTGATAGCGTGAGTGCATTGACGGTTGCTCCATTCTGTTCATTGCTTTGTCAGTAATGTTACTCGTAAACAAATTGCAACACTCCAAGTCGCCGACAATTATAGTGGTGTCAGGGTGGCACACAATGCCTGTAAACCATGCTTTCAAATGTGGATGACCATTTCAGGAAAATCAAGTATAAACGCAAAGAGTTGGTTCAGTTGCACGTATACAGTATCGTTCTAGTCCAGCTTTTCAGTTTCCTCAGAAATTTGCTTACCGTATTGTCTTCCCTACTCTGAACCTATTTCAGTTACTTTTTCGCTTCTTTTATTAATGGTAACAGTAGTCCCTGGCCTTCAACCTTCTACATGGTGTGAAAGAACATTTCCTGTGCTTGTTATTATccctttctgcacaaaaataactgtattttctgtctgtttttgcAGAAAGCACGGCTTAAGTGATGATACAGTGGATTTCATTGGCCACGCGCTCGCTCTCCATAGGGATGATCGTCACCTCGATGAACCAGCACTTGATACTGTGAAAAGGATGAAAGTAAGTCTTGACAAAAGCTCTGGTAGATGGTCCTTGTTTGGTATTATAAGtttatcatgtactccctccgtcccacaatataagatgttttttgcaagctaaaacagcttgcaaaaacgtcttacattgtgggatggagggagtagttgccAATCATTCATAATCCAGTCCCTGTAGTTGTTCTTCCTTTTAGCAGTGTCATTGCTTTTATTTGATTGTGTGACTCATGGATTTCACTTACATTTTAACGTCATCTGCTTTTAGTTATATTCGGAGTCTCTTGCACGTTTTCAAGGGGGCTCGCCTTATATTTATCCTCTATATGGGCTGGGTGAGCTGCCACAGGTCAGTGAGTTTTCAGTTTGCTATACCTTTATTGTCATACTGCACATACATGTTACTAAGATGCTCATTGTTACAATGCTTTCTTATGCTACAGGGTTTTGCACGTCTAAGTGCTGTTTATGGTGGCACTTACATGTTAAGTAAGCCAGAATGCAAGGTATTATTTGTCACCTGCTTATTAGTAACCCACATGATCTGTATGGTAAATCACAATTTCTTTCACCTGTGCCACCTAATTCATGTAGGTTGAATTCAATATGGAAGGAAAAGCGTGTGGTGTTACATCAGAAGGTGAAACTGCAAAATGCAAGAAAGTTGTCTGCGATCCTTCATACTTGACCAACAAGGTGAATATTCTTCTTGCCTGCACTCTGTCAAGGTTAATACATGGCAAACATTTAGTCTAACTTTGGCCTTTTATCTTCATTATTCCCTTCCCTTCTTGAGAAGTTTATATTTACTACAACCTCATCTGGTGCTTTTGTTATGCATTGCTTCCAATGATGATGTTTTGCTCATGCTTTTCAACAGGTCAGGAAGATCGGCAAAGTTGCACGTGCAATTGCTATTATGAGCCATCCAATCCCAAATACAAATGAGTCCCACTCAGTCCAGATTATTTTGCCACAGAAACAACTTGGACGCAAATCAGACATGTGAGGCCTATCTCAAGCCCAAACAATTTTCATTTGATGGATGACTAGATTTACTGCTCATCACTTGATGGATGATTACTCAATCCTCATTTATGATATTTCTGTTGGTCTGCTCTTTTTAGGTATGTCTTCTGTTGCTCATACACCCACAATGTCGCACCAAAAGGGAAGTTCATTGCATTTGTCTCTGCAGAAGCGGAGAGTGATAATATACAATCCGAACTCAAGCCTGGCATTGATCTACTTGGTCCAGTAGATGAGCTCTTTTTTGATATGTATGACAGATATGAACCAGTGAACGAACCATCTCTTGATAATTGCTTCATCTCAACGGTAAATTTTGCAGTATATGTATCATAACTAAAGGTTTTGTTTATTTTTAAACTGTTATAGATGTTTGTGACTGTTTATTTCTCCGTAGAGCTATGATGCTACCACACATTTTGAGACAACTGTGACAGACGTTCTTAACATGTATACAATGATCACCGGAAAGGTAATATTTCATCTTCATTTTCCTTTTAAATTTTTTAATGCTTGATAGGGGAAAATATCAGGTGATACCACCACTTAGATGCTCCCATCATACcaatttgaaaaattcaaatttaaatgttTAAAAAATTCTGAGAAAAATCATGAATGTTCACAACACATGTATCTGCAACCCCTAAAAAAAGTTCAGATCTAAATTCGATAtattgagaaacaaaaaagacaaatccagaTGTGAATAGTGTAGTTTTTCACACTATTCATGGTTTTGTCCTTATTGACACTATTCATGCTGGATTTGTACTTTATGTTTATCAATGTGTACTTTGAATTTGGATCTGAATTGTTTAGGGTTTGCATACACATGTATTATGAACATTCACAATTTTTCTTGGAACTTTTCCAAAACATTTGAACTTGAAATTTTCAAATTGGTAGCATGGGATCATCTAAGTGGTGGTATCGCCTGATATTCTCCCTGCTTGATAGTAGTTGAAGCTAACTACGCTTGTACATTATATTAGTATCTCCTTTATTATGGTATACATAAGTACCTTTCCTGCACTCTCCTCCTGTTCCTTTGTATGGTTTGTTAAACAAAGGGAGTAAATTGCGCAAGAACACCATGCGAAGGTGTTAAACGGGCCACGAAAAGTGGTGCTGACTAGCTCCACTTTACATTCTAACTTTATTCTTGATTTTCGTTGCAGACTATTGATCTCAGCGTTGATTTGAGTGCTGCTAGTGCCGCTGAAGAAGAATactagatttcataatcaaaatACGGCTGTTCTCTTCAAACACTGCACAGGACAAACCATAACAAATGTCCTGACTATTTCACCCGCAGATCAAAATTTGGTGTTATGGCCGTTGTCTTCTGCATGTTTGTCGCTTGCAGCAATATGGAAAAAATGTTGGTTCCAGACGATTGAACCATGGTGGTTTTATTTACTATGCACTAGAGTAATTAGTGAATGATGTGAACAGTGAGCAGGGTTGGCTATGAACTTTGTGGTTTTATGTATGTATCATA encodes:
- the LOC119344241 gene encoding guanosine nucleotide diphosphate dissociation inhibitor 1-like, whose amino-acid sequence is MDEEYDVIVLGTGLKECILSGLLSVDGLKVLHMDRNDYYGGDSTSLNLNQLWKKFRGEDKPPAHLGSSKDYNVDMVPKFMMANGTLVRTLIHTNVTKYLSFKAVDGSFVFSKGKIHKVPATDMEALKSPLMGLFEKRRARNFFIYVQNYVEADPKTHQGLDLTTLTTKELIAKHGLSDDTVDFIGHALALHRDDRHLDEPALDTVKRMKLYSESLARFQGGSPYIYPLYGLGELPQGFARLSAVYGGTYMLSKPECKVEFNMEGKACGVTSEGETAKCKKVVCDPSYLTNKVRKIGKVARAIAIMSHPIPNTNESHSVQIILPQKQLGRKSDMYVFCCSYTHNVAPKGKFIAFVSAEAESDNIQSELKPGIDLLGPVDELFFDMYDRYEPVNEPSLDNCFISTSYDATTHFETTVTDVLNMYTMITGKTIDLSVDLSAASAAEEEY
- the LOC119344243 gene encoding uncharacterized protein LOC119344243, coding for MSAASGYVAVPRCPVIFDGTNYTEFTGFMRIHMRGIRLWGVLSGEVCCPPRPVPPVAPTPPTPSVLPTDANQAAKDAAKVADEVADRAYDERVLAYEEALQLYHGALSAYTQWLDDDARAAAVLTASVLPQFASEFLGLSTVFEMWTRLRERYQPSGDALYLSVIRQEHALQQGDSTVDDFYAQSSAIWRQLDSLRSAGCRTCPCCQAVQANLEFHRVYEFLSRLRKEFEPRRAQLFARGRISLMEALSEIRAEETRLRGAGLLEVPSVLATRAPPPPAPSTTSRSSAPPLLPTPSGGSGRPRPHCAYCNNDGHLESQCYTKKKHLRKARSSSSGTSSSTSTASAIALTEQDILRLKRLLAASGSSSTGTAGSVTDASRTEQSPSTQSGPSHAHSGWGWPSPP